In Alphaproteobacteria bacterium, the DNA window GAGCGCCGTCGCAGCGCTGGTGCTAATGAGCGCCGGGCTGGCGCTAATCTTCGGCATGATGCGTGTCATCAACCTCGCCCATGGTGAGTTTCTCATGCTCGGCGGGTACGCCACCATCCTCGCCTACGGCCAGGGACTAAACCTGTGGCTCGCTGCGCTAGTGGTAGCGCCTCTGGTCGTCGGCGCCATCGGTTGCATCGTAGAGCGGCTGCTGATCCGCCATCTCTATGATCGCCGTACCGATACGCTGCTTGCCACCTGGGGCTTGAGCCTGTTCCTCATCGGCCTGGTTACGACACTGTTTGGCAACACCACACGCGGCGTTTCGGCACCGCTCGGCGCAATAGCCATCGGCAACTACAGCATGGCCGCCTACGAGCTAGCGCTGATCGGTTTCGCGGTGGCGGTCGTCGCTCTGCTCTATCTCGGCCTAGCGCGCACGCGCGCGGGCTTGGTGGCGCGCGCGACCATGCAGAACCCGGATATGGCTGAAGCCTTGGGCACGGACCGCAGCCGCGTCTACGCAGTGACCTTCACCGTCGGGGCCGCGCTCAGCGGTCTTGCCGGCGGGTTGCTAGCGCCGCTCTCTGGCGTGGTACCAACCATCGGTGCCGCCTATATGGCCAAGGCCTTCATCACGGTGATCGCCGGTGGCGCAGCGGCGGTTGGCGGCACCGTCGCCGCCTCGGGCCTGCTTGGCAGCATCAACAGCGCGGCGAGTTTCTTCGTCAATCCGGTGATCGGCGAAGTGGCACTACTACTGTCAGCGATCGTGCTATTGCGGCTCTTGCCGGAAGGAATTAGCGGGCATTTCTTCCGCACCGGTGTCTGATGCGAGATTGGCTCGGGCATGGCATCGTGGTCGCCGTAGGCATCGCGCTGCTGGTGCTGCTGCCGGCCCAGGCGCAGCTATATACGATCATCAACGCCACTATCTGGACGGCAATGGCGACCCTTGCGCTCAGCCTCGGCCTGGTCTGGGGCTATGGTGGTATTCTCTGCCTCGGCCAAACCGCGTTTTTCGGTCTCGGCGGTTACGCCTATGCGGTAGCGGCTATCAATCTCGGTAACAGTACCTGGGCCGTGCCGCTGGCCATCGCCACGCCCGCTGTCTTCGCCGCAGCACTCGGCTATTTTCTCTTCTACGGCCGCCTCGGCGATGTTTATCTCGGGATCGTCACGCTCACCGTCTCACTAATTCTGTTCAAGCTTACTAACAGCACATCAGGGCCAGAATACACCATCGGTAGCGCCCGGCTCGGCGGCGCTAACGGGATGCCGAAGACGCCTTTTCTCAACGCCCCGTTTGATCCTGCGGTACTGCTGTCTCCGGATACTATCTTTCGCGTCGTCCTTGGCGCATTGCTGCTCTGCTATCTATTTTGTTTGTGGCTTCTACACTCACGGTTTGGCCACGTGACCCTAGCAATACGCGAGAACCAGCAACGCGTCGAACTGCTCGGCTATGACGCGCGTCGGCACAAGCTTCTGCTGTTCGTCATCGGTGGTGCCATCGCCGGGGTTGCAGGAATCGGCTTCGCCAACTCAGCCTTCATTAGTCCAGCGCTCTTCAGTTTGGCAACTACGGCGCAGGTCATCATCTGGGTCATCGTCGGCGGCCTCGGAACCCTGTTTGGTCCCATCCTCGGCGCCGTCGTCGTGCAGGCGTTGATGTCCTGGCTCGGCACTCTAGCGCAGGTGCACCCGGCATTGTCGCGGCTCGATCCGAACTTGGTCCTGGGGGCGGCACTGATCCTCTTCGTGCTACTGTTGCCACGCGGCCTCTGGCCCGCCGTGACGAGCCTGGCGGGACGTCTCAGACGGGGTCCAGGGCGATGAGCGGAGACGCAGTGCTCGTGGTCAAGGACTTGAGCAAACACTTTGGCGGCGTGGCGGCACTCGATGGCTTGGCCTTCACGCTTCGGGCCAACGAGCTGCGCTGCCTGATCGGCCCCAACGGCGCCGGTAAGAGCACGTTCTTCAAATGCCTGACCGGGCAGCTCACACCCGATGCCGGCAGTATCCGTTTCGCTGGTCGCGAGATCGCGGGCAGCGGCACGATCGCCATCGCCCGCGCCGGCGTCGGCCTGAAGATGCAGGTGCCGTCGGTGTTCGATGGACTGACTGTCCGCGACTCCCTTTGCGTGGCAGGGCAGCGCCGCCTGCGAGGCAGAGCGCTGGATGGCGCGATAGCAGAGGCTCTGGCACGCCTCGATATCGGCGATCTGGCACAGCGCCTAGTCGGCACGTTGGCCCACGGGCAGCGGCAACTCGTGGAATTGGCGATGGTGTTGATGCAAGAGCCGGCATTGGTGCTGCTCGACGAGCCCACCGCGGGAATGGACGAAACGGAAATCGAACGTGTCGCGGCGTTGCTGCACGAGCTGGCCCAAGCGCATGCCCTAGTCGTGGTCGAACACGATATGCGTTTTGTAGCCAATATCGCCGGAGTGGTCACTGTCATGCATCACGGCCGCCTGCTGGCCGAGGGCCCAGCCGATTCGGTTCTGGCCGACGCGCGGGTGCGCGACGCCTATCTGGGCAATAGCCATGCTGACGGTTGACGGTCTGGGCACGGCCTATGGCCGTATCCCCGTGCTACGCGGGGTCAACCTCGCTCTGGCACCCGGTGAGCACCTGGCGGTGGCCGGTGCAAACGGCAGCGGCAAGACGACCCTGGTGAAGACGCTGATGGGCCTGCTACCGGCAAGCGCCGGGACGATCCTGTTCGACGGAGAGGACATCACGCGATGGCCCGCACAACGGCGCCGGCATCGCCTATGTGCCCCAAGGCCGCGACCTGTTCCCCGCCCTCAGCGTACGCGATAATCTGCGCATGGGTTGCCGCTCGGGAAGCGAGGGGGATGCGGCCATCGACCGGGTGATCGCGTTATTCCCCATGATCGGCGACTTGCTGGGTCGCGCCAGCGGCACGCTCAGCAGCGACGAGCAGCAGATCGTCGCGACTGCCCGCGCGATTTGCGCCACCCCGCGGCTGTTGTTACTCGACGAGCCGTCCGAGGGTGTACAGCCCTCGATGGTGGCAGAACCTAACATTCGCTGCCGAGGTAGCCGAAAGCGCGCTTGTCATGCACCGCGGCAGTATCAAACGCGCGCTCCCCTCGCGTGCCCTTGCCAAGCCCGGCATGTTGCGCGCGTTGCTCGGCGGCAAAGCCTGAGTGCCACACACCAGACTTTTCATAAGCGGATGGATGTAGTATGGTGTTAATCGTATAACCCCAAGATATTGGGGTTATCCACAAAAACTATCCACAGGCTGTGGATTAGGGTGTGTCTTCTCGGAGAAACAGGCCACCGAATAGATGCGCGCCGTAACCTAAAGCACCTGGGAAGAGGTGTGTCGACTAGCCGCGACATCCGCTTCCTCCCGGCGGATGCCGCGGCCTTTGTCCACACTTCGCAAAAGCTTGCACGCGATAGCTGTTTTGCAGCATGCAGCCTCTCGACGGTATCAAGGCTCTCGAATTTGGCGGCACCATCCTTGTGACGCTGCTCGCCCTGGTCTTGGCCGAGGCCGGTGCCGATAAGGTCAACGTTGAGCCCCGACTGCTTTAACATTAGGAAAATTTTAGGCATCATGGCTAATGGAGCGGTACATAGCGATAAAGGACAATCCTATGAAACTCGCCATTTCAGCCATTCTTGTGACCGTCATTCTAGCTGCGAGCTCGGCAACTGCCGATGCGAAGACGCCATCCGGGCCGCAGGCAGTGACGCCGACCATTAACCGGGTAGTAGCCGGTCAGGTCAGCGAACAAATTGCCGACGCGTTGGCTCAGGGGCAGGAAAACAGGCGCGGTGGGGCAGACCCGATATAGCGGACGATCTTAAGCGCGATTAACAGTCATTCTTATATAAACTGCGCCGACCTTGGTTCTGTGGGAGAATATCAGGTGCCGGGCGCCGCCCAGGTGCTCGCACCAAAGCCGCCGCTTTACTGTTATCGGTGTGTTACCAGACCCTGTGGTAATTCTGCAACAAAGAGTGCGATAAGCTCGCATAATCGGCCCTAAGACAGGGAAATCTTTGACGAATTTACACGCGTGCGGTAGCACCGATTTAAGAGGTAGTAGGCGCGCTTTGTATAGATGTTTGTGGCGGGTTACGTTGTGCGGAATTGCCCAGAAGCTCCCGCGATGCGCGTGTACTGGAATGGTAAGTTTTGAAGGTACTCAAGGGAACGAGGGCCCAGTCAAATGAAACGGATTATCCCGGTTCTAGCTATGGCGATGGCTGCGTTGTTCACCCCGCCCACCCTAGCAGCGCAAACCAGTAACCCGACAAACACGACGGAGCAGGCTTCAAGCACGGCCACCGCCTCAGCCGTTGTGCGGACCGCGACCGCCCAGATCACGGGTATGATCTCTTCGCGCGTATCCAGTCTCTTGGCTCCCACCGCCGTAGCTGATCAAGGCGGCAACGTAGACATGGCTGTGGCGCTGTACGACGAGATGACCCTCGGTACCGGCATTTCAGCCGGCGGCGGCGATGGCCGTATGGGTGTATGGCCGTCCGGCAGCTGGACGGATGTCGAAGACGACCTGTCGTCGACCGCCTATAACGGCGACGTCTACAACGCGATGACCGGTACCGACTACCAGTTCAACTGCTGCTTAACCGCCGGCCTGGCACTCGGCTATGAATCGAGTGATATCAACACCACGTTTAACACAGGTAGTGTGGAGTCTTCAGGCTGGACCATTGCGCCCTATGCCGGCTATGTGCTCAGCCGCTACTTCACCGTGGACGTCAGTGCCGGCTACAGCATTGTCGACTACGATACGACGCGCGTCAGAAACGCCCTGACAATAACCGGTGACTTCGATTCCGACCGGTGGTTCGCATCAGGCGCAATCAACGGCTATTACAGCGTCAACAAGATCCTGTTGAATGGCCGTGCCGGGTACTCCTACGCGAAGGAAAGCCAGGACGGATTTAACGAGTCCAACGGCGTCATCAACGCCTCCCGCGACGTGAAAGTTAGCACGCTGCGCGTCGGCGGTACCGCTGCTTACGGTCTCGGCAAAGCGCAGCCCTACGTCACCGCTACCGGTGTCTATGACGTGCAACAAACCAAGGTTACGGTGGGTGACGGTCAAGCCGCACCATCTAATGACAAATCCGGCGTCGACATCGGTGGTGGCGTGCGCATCTCACTCAGCGATCGCGTGACGGGCGGTATTGAAGGAACCACGCATTTGGCGCGCGACAACTTCGAGTCCACTACTGTCTCGGGCAACTTGCGCATCAAATTCTGATCTGCAGGTGACATCCTCGTTTCGATGCGGAGTCCGGCGCCAGCGCCGGGCCCTATTTCTATTGGCGCTGACGGCCTTGCTCGGGGCCTGTACCTCACCGGCAACACTGTTCGAAGACGGGCACTCGCGCGCGCTTAGACTGGCCGGCAATGCCGGTTTCGACACAGTACGGGTGCCCGCGGGTGCATTTACCTTGTACAGCGCCTTCAAGGGGAGCCGCGGCGGCAGCGATCGCCTGGTGGTCTATATCGAGGGCGACGGCCAGGCCTGGACTAACCGCTTCACTCTGTCACCCGACCCGACACCCTGGAATCCGACTGGGCTGCAACTGGCGATCCGCGACGCGCGGCCCCTGGTGGTCTATCTCGCTCGGCCTTGCCAATACGCCGCACGCCAGGATCCGGCACTATGCCATCCGCGCTACTGGGCGTCACGGCGATTCGCGCCAGAGGTGATCGAGGCAACCAGTGCCGCAGTGGAGCATTATCGGACATTGCTCGGCGCCAGCGAAGTCGAACTGATCGGCTATTCCGGCGGTGGCGCCATTGCCGCCCTGGTTGCCGCAACACGCAACGATGTCGTGGCCCTGACCACGGTGGTCGCCCCACTCGATCACATGGTCTGGACATCGCACCACGACATCTCTGCCATGCCCGGTTCACGGAACCCTGCCGACGTAGTGGCCGCTTTGGCCGACACACCGCAAATCCACTTGGTCGGTGGCGACGACGACATCGTGCCGGCACTCGTCGCTCGCGCCTATCTTTCGCGCCTGCCAAACAACAGCCCGGCCCGTCTGGTCGTGGTCCACGGCTTCGATCACACATGCTGCTGGCAGCGTGACTGGAAGCAGCTGCAGACCCGCTATCGCCTGCCGTAATAGTTCCGTTGCCGACACGGCGCGAGGCGGCTTGGGCAGCGTTGGCCACGGCTCTGACGGCCGCCTATAGCGGTGCCTTCACGCCTAGGCGTTGGCTGTCGGAGCAATGAACGCCGCCCGCCTTGAAGATGTTGCCACCGACACTTGCGCTGCTTCTGTTCGCCATCGTGATCATCCGCGCAACGCCACACCTTCGCATTTCTGCAGGCACCACCAGCGCCTAGCTCGTGGCCGCGGCGACTTTGGCGCTGGCAGGGCTGCTATTCGCCGACCCGGCGTTCCCTGCCAAGCGGGTGCATGTCTTCCAGTACGCCCTGCTAGCCCTGGTGGTGCGCCGCGGGCTCGCCAGCCGCCTTGATGGCGTGCCGCTGATGGCAATGTCGGCGTTGGTCGCGGCTCTGCTTGGGGTGCATGATGAACTTATCCAGGGTCTCAGGCCCGAGCGTTATTTCAGCCTCACCGACATTCTGGTCAATACTGTATCGGCCTCCGCCGGCGGCTGCCTGGGCACAGCCCTCTGGGGCCCGGGCAACAGAGATGACCCGCCATCCCCTCGCGCCTGGCTGGCCGTCGGTTTGGCGCTGGCAGTCCTGCTTTCCGGCCTCACCTACGCGCCCGCCGCGGCATTACCAGTGTGGGCTTGGCTGCCAGCACCGCTCTGCCTTACCTCTTGGCTGCTGTCGGTGCCAGCAGGGCATCGTTGGCCTGGCGCCTTGCCGGTGTGGCTTGCCTGCGGCGCGCTTGTTGAGCCGGCCATTGCAAACCTGGCTGACCTGCCTTTCGCCTAGAGCACTTTATCTACCATATGCGGTTAAATGACCGCATATGGTAGATAAAGTGCTCTAACCGCCATGGTAGACGTATCGGACCGATACCGCCTGGCAATCGCGTATGGCAAAAGCGATAGCAGCCACCAAGAAGCTTATGCCGAGGGCGTCGATGCCGCCACGCCAAGCTGTGGCCAGAGTATCTACGGTAAACACACCACCGACAGCTTCGATGATGGAAGCGGGGATCGGACCTTCCGACACAACGAAGAGCAACCCTGCCAGAACGAAGGCGCCGATGGCCCCCGGCGACCGCCGCGCCGAGACCGCGATGCCGGCGAGCACGATGAGCTCGAGAGGTAGCAACCGGCTGAGCAGACCGTAGAGCTGCGGAGCCTCGATCCCGAAAATTAGCGGTGCCACGCCTGCGGCCCACAGGATGTGCAGTTGTGCCGCCTCGGCCAGCGTCAAGGCCGCAAGCACCGCCGCTGCCAGGCGCCAGAAGAGACCCGGCCTCCGATCGACTGGATGTGCCCTTACCATGAGGGCGGTAAGCGCAGCACCTACCACGAGCTTGAGTAGGCTCCAGGCCCAGGGGAGGTTGGCTACCAACCCGATATCGAGGTTCGCCGGAACCCCGCCCGGAGCCAGCGCCCGAACCTCGGGCAAGGTCGCTACTAGATGCGCGACGATGAAGACAATATCGATCGCCACGAGTGCCAGCAAGAAGAGCCGACTACGCAGCCGCGTTACATATATCGGCACCCGCGCCACCCGATAGAGCGGCAACACCTCAAGCTCACTCAGACCCGGCTGTTCGCTTGCCATGTATTCCTATGTTCCGTTCGCTGGCGTCGAGCGAATATGCTCGGCCAGGCTAGCGTCCACGGACATGCGCCGTTCCAGGCGGAGACTGAGGGCGCGGCGCATGCGCACAAAACCGGCGGTAGCCGTCTCTGCCTTGCCCATCATGACACTACCGGAAAATACCACAGCCCGATCGGGGAGTCCGCATTGCCGGCCAACAGAGCTGCCTTTGGGCACCTGTCCCGTCAGCCCGCCTACACGGCCGAGATTGCGCATTGCATGAACATCGATCTCACCGTCGACAATACGGCTGCCCGTCGCGACCTCAGCTGGGCGCCGCGGGGATTTTTAACCTGCGACGACCCTCTCACCCATCTCGTCGATGGCGGCGACCAGCGCCTTGCGTAGGGGAGGCGCCGTAGCGCTATGGCCTGCGTCTTCGATAAGACGCAGGTCGGCATTGCCCCAAGCTGCCGCCAGGCGGGCAGCGTTATGCGGCGGGCAAAGCAGGTCGTAGCGGCCTTGTACGATAATGCCGGGAATAGTGGCCAGCTTACCTGCGTGACGCACCAATTGGTCGGGCTCGAGAAAACAGCCACGGCTCACGTAATGCCATTCCACGTAAGGCGTGCGCGGTGGCGATTCCGCCTTGGCCGGACGTTCGTCCCAAAGGCTTGTAGGAAGGTTCGCAGCAGGTGGATTGATTCCTGACAGCGCCTGCTCAAAGCCGCCCCAGGCGCGCGCCGCCGGCACGTGGACGCGCGGGTCGGGGTCTTCCAGGCGCTTGCCATAGGCCGCCACCGGGTCATCGCGCTCGTCCTCCGGCAATAACTCGACAAAGTGCTGCCACAGCTCAGGGTGGAAAGTCGTCGCGGCGCCACCGAAAGCCCAGCGCACTTCTTGGGCGGTACCGAGGAAGACCGCGCGCAACACCAGCCCCAGCACGCGTTCCGGATAGCGCTCGGCATAGGCCAAGGCGAGCGTCGAGCCCCAGGAACCGCCCACCACCATCCAGCGGTCAATACCGAGCTCGCTGCGGATCTGCTCGATGTCGGCGACCAGGTGCCAGGTAGTGTTGTCCTCCAGA includes these proteins:
- a CDS encoding ATP-binding cassette domain-containing protein, with protein sequence MSGDAVLVVKDLSKHFGGVAALDGLAFTLRANELRCLIGPNGAGKSTFFKCLTGQLTPDAGSIRFAGREIAGSGTIAIARAGVGLKMQVPSVFDGLTVRDSLCVAGQRRLRGRALDGAIAEALARLDIGDLAQRLVGTLAHGQRQLVELAMVLMQEPALVLLDEPTAGMDETEIERVAALLHELAQAHALVVVEHDMRFVANIAGVVTVMHHGRLLAEGPADSVLADARVRDAYLGNSHADG
- a CDS encoding VanZ family protein, with translation MAAATLALAGLLFADPAFPAKRVHVFQYALLALVVRRGLASRLDGVPLMAMSALVAALLGVHDELIQGLRPERYFSLTDILVNTVSASAGGCLGTALWGPGNRDDPPSPRAWLAVGLALAVLLSGLTYAPAAALPVWAWLPAPLCLTSWLLSVPAGHRWPGALPVWLACGALVEPAIANLADLPFA
- a CDS encoding autotransporter outer membrane beta-barrel domain-containing protein produces the protein MKRIIPVLAMAMAALFTPPTLAAQTSNPTNTTEQASSTATASAVVRTATAQITGMISSRVSSLLAPTAVADQGGNVDMAVALYDEMTLGTGISAGGGDGRMGVWPSGSWTDVEDDLSSTAYNGDVYNAMTGTDYQFNCCLTAGLALGYESSDINTTFNTGSVESSGWTIAPYAGYVLSRYFTVDVSAGYSIVDYDTTRVRNALTITGDFDSDRWFASGAINGYYSVNKILLNGRAGYSYAKESQDGFNESNGVINASRDVKVSTLRVGGTAAYGLGKAQPYVTATGVYDVQQTKVTVGDGQAAPSNDKSGVDIGGGVRISLSDRVTGGIEGTTHLARDNFESTTVSGNLRIKF
- a CDS encoding branched-chain amino acid ABC transporter permease, with the protein product MDLTAAVFLQAASAVAALVLMSAGLALIFGMMRVINLAHGEFLMLGGYATILAYGQGLNLWLAALVVAPLVVGAIGCIVERLLIRHLYDRRTDTLLATWGLSLFLIGLVTTLFGNTTRGVSAPLGAIAIGNYSMAAYELALIGFAVAVVALLYLGLARTRAGLVARATMQNPDMAEALGTDRSRVYAVTFTVGAALSGLAGGLLAPLSGVVPTIGAAYMAKAFITVIAGGAAAVGGTVAASGLLGSINSAASFFVNPVIGEVALLLSAIVLLRLLPEGISGHFFRTGV
- a CDS encoding branched-chain amino acid ABC transporter permease, with translation MRDWLGHGIVVAVGIALLVLLPAQAQLYTIINATIWTAMATLALSLGLVWGYGGILCLGQTAFFGLGGYAYAVAAINLGNSTWAVPLAIATPAVFAAALGYFLFYGRLGDVYLGIVTLTVSLILFKLTNSTSGPEYTIGSARLGGANGMPKTPFLNAPFDPAVLLSPDTIFRVVLGALLLCYLFCLWLLHSRFGHVTLAIRENQQRVELLGYDARRHKLLLFVIGGAIAGVAGIGFANSAFISPALFSLATTAQVIIWVIVGGLGTLFGPILGAVVVQALMSWLGTLAQVHPALSRLDPNLVLGAALILFVLLLPRGLWPAVTSLAGRLRRGPGR
- a CDS encoding alpha/beta hydrolase, with translation MALTALLGACTSPATLFEDGHSRALRLAGNAGFDTVRVPAGAFTLYSAFKGSRGGSDRLVVYIEGDGQAWTNRFTLSPDPTPWNPTGLQLAIRDARPLVVYLARPCQYAARQDPALCHPRYWASRRFAPEVIEATSAAVEHYRTLLGASEVELIGYSGGGAIAALVAATRNDVVALTTVVAPLDHMVWTSHHDISAMPGSRNPADVVAALADTPQIHLVGGDDDIVPALVARAYLSRLPNNSPARLVVVHGFDHTCCWQRDWKQLQTRYRLP
- the pip gene encoding prolyl aminopeptidase; amino-acid sequence: MTPDADPLYADAGPFDRRKIAVDDTHTLYLEQHGREDGTPSLFLHGGPGSGCQRQHARQFDPNRFRAVLFDQRGAGLSTPRLCLEDNTTWHLVADIEQIRSELGIDRWMVVGGSWGSTLALAYAERYPERVLGLVLRAVFLGTAQEVRWAFGGAATTFHPELWQHFVELLPEDERDDPVAAYGKRLEDPDPRVHVPAARAWGGFEQALSGINPPAANLPTSLWDERPAKAESPPRTPYVEWHYVSRGCFLEPDQLVRHAGKLATIPGIIVQGRYDLLCPPHNAARLAAAWGNADLRLIEDAGHSATAPPLRKALVAAIDEMGERVVAG
- a CDS encoding ATP-binding cassette domain-containing protein, yielding MLTVDGLGTAYGRIPVLRGVNLALAPGEHLAVAGANGSGKTTLVKTLMGLLPASAGTILFDGEDITRWPAQRRRHRLCAPRPRPVPRPQRTR